From the genome of Adlercreutzia equolifaciens DSM 19450:
ACCCGGCCCGCTTCGATGCCCAGAAGCTCTACGAGTGGGGCTTCGCCAACCGCGTGGTGGCCGACGATGACGTGCTTGAGACCGCCGTGGCCATGGCCGAGGAGATGTGCCGCGAGACCGCCCCGTTCGGTCTGCGCCTCACCAAGGAGGCCCTGCAGTGCTCGCTGGACGGCACCAGCTTCGAGAACTGCATCAAGATGGAGAACCGCAACCAGGTGCTGGCCTCCAACACCAACGACGGCATCATGGGCACGCTGAAGATGAACCCGAAGAACCGTGCCGACGTGAAGGAGAACCCGGAGAAGTACGCCTTCCACAACATGTAAGAGAGGATCGGCAAAACCGAACCTGCTATCTGGAGCCCCGCAGCCCACAAGGCCGGGGCTCCCTTTTCTCTTTCTGGGTAGAAAATCGCCACGGGGGAGCCGCGCGGTACCTTGATTCGCTCAGACAGTCCTCGCTTGGTGAAACAGGACATTTAGTCCTGTTTCAGTCGCTGCGGAACTCGCTCGGTCAAGGTACCCCGCGTCTCCTCTCGAATCGAACGTTGTTAAGACGAGGAGGACGCTATGAAAGTGCTGGGAATCAATGGGAGCCATCGGGCCGGAAAGGGGACGGCGGCACTTCTGCAGGCGGCGCTCGACGGCGCGGCCGAGCAGGGGACGGCGCTCGGAGTGCCGGTGAGCGGCGAGCTGGTGGAGCTCTCCCGGCTCGATATCGGGTTCTGCATCGGCTGCAACCGCTGTCTCGCGCAGACGAGCTGCACGCTCGCGGACGACATGAACGACCTCTACGAGAAGCTGCGGGACGCCGACGTGGTTCTGCTCGCCTCCCCGGACTACTTCGGCACTGTGAGCGCGCGGATGAAGAACTTCATGGATCGCACGCGTCCCTTCCATATGGTGGAGAACGTGCTGACGGGCAAGGTGGGCGGCGCGCTTTCCACGGCCGGCCTCAACAACTGCGGAGGGGAGGGGACGCTCGCCCTTCTGGACAGCTGGTTCGCCACCCAGGGCATGCTCGCCGTCCATCCGCGCACCCATGGCGCGCCGCTGGCCGGCGGCGTGGTGGCAACGGGTTTCGCGGGGCTGAGCGAGGAAGGCCAGCCCCAATGGCGTTCCGTGAAGGCCGATAAGATCGGCTTTGCCCTGGCCAGGCAGTTGGGCCGCGAGGCCGTCTCGCTGGCCGCGCGCCTGCGGTAGCGGTTTTTCCGTGCAGCGAATCAAACAGATCGGTGCCCAATGTGACGAATTGTTGACAGGGTTTCAGAAGTCTTACACCGTTCGCGCACAAAGCTAACAAGAGCCTGTTGACCTGTTGTTGCCAGCGCCTGGCGCGCTAAAGTCCGGCTATCAGGTAATCGTTCGAGTCGCTTGGGTGGTTCGATAGCTCGGCAGGCTGATCCTTCAAGCGACTTCCGGTTCCCTTACTGTGACGTGTTAGAAGGAGGCTCATCATGACCCGCACATCCGATTCTGTTCCCCTGAATGGCATCTCTCGTCGTACGTTCTGCAAAGGGGCGGCCGTGCTCGGTATCTGGGGCGGTCTGGCCAGCTTCGGTCTGGCCGGCTGCGCGCCCCATAGCCGCGCCGAGGAGCTGGCCGATTCCGCGCCGTGGAAGGCGGGCACCTACACGACCGAGGTGACGGGCCACAATGCCCCCTACACCATGACCGTCACGTTCTCCGATGACGCCATCACGGCCATCGACACCTCGGCGAACCAAGAGTCGCTCGGCGTCGGCGCCGATGCCTTGAAGGCTCTGCAGCAGCAGGCCATCGACAACCAGACCATCAACATCGATGCCGTCACCGGCGCGACGCTGTCCTCGCTCTCCCTGCAGACCGGTCTTGAGGACTGCGCGAAGCAGGCTCAGGCCTTCGAGGTGCTCTCGGAGGCGCCCGTGCCCGAGAAACCGGCGGTGGAAGAGGTCTACGACGCCGACGTGTGCGTCGTGGGCGGCGGCGGGTCGGGCCTGGCGGCGGCCGTGGCGGCCGTGCAGGCCGGCGCGAGCGTTATCGTGCTTGAGAAGTGTGGCATTACCGGCGGCTCCACCAACGTCTCCGAGGGCGCGCTGAACGCCGTCGATCCCGAGCGCCAGGAGCCCCAGGGCATCGAGGACTCCATCCCCACCTTCTACGAGACCACCATGAAGGGCGGCCACAACACCAACAACCCCGAGCTCGTGCACTTCCTCACGGACAACGCGCTGGATTCCGTCCACTGGCTCGAGAGCCTGGGCGTCGAGTTCAAGGACGAGATCGGCTCGGCGACCGGATCGCTCGGCCAGCGCAGCCATTATCCGGCCACGCCGTCGGGCAACACCTACATCCGCTCGTTCCAGCAGTTCATCGACGACAACGCCGATGCCATCATGCTTCTCAACGATATGCAGGCCAAAGAGCTCATCCTGGATGACGCCGGCGCGGTCGTGGGCGTGAAGGCGCTCTACGACGGCGAGCAGGAGGTCACCGTGAACTGCGGCGCCGTGGTCATCGCCACCGGTGGCTTCGGCGGCAACGTGGAGTACCGTCAGAAGGTGAACACGGGCGTGTGGAAGGAAGTCGTGCTGGACGATTCCATCGGCTGCACCAACATCAAGCCCTGCGCCCAGGGCGAGGGCATGGTGCTCGCCGAGAACGCCGGCGCTGAGCTCATCTGCCTGTCCGACATCCAGCTGCATCCCTGCGGCACCCCGGGCACGGGCCTCATGGAGGACATCCGCACCTCCGGCCGTAACCGCATCTTCGTGAACACCGACGGCAAGCGCTTCGTGAACGAGGGCGCCGAGCGCGACGTGTTGTGCAAGAACATCTTCGCCCAGCCCGACGGCACCTACTGGGTCGTCGTGAACACCCTGCGCTACCCCGATCCCGATGAGCCGGACGCCAACGGCGCCACCATCAACAACATGCTGGCGCTGGGCCATATCGTAACCGGTGACACCGTGGAGGCCCTGGCCGGCGAGATGGGCGTGGATGCCGCGAACCTGCAGGCCTCCATCGACGCCTACAACGCCGTGGTGGAAGGCGGCACCGACGAGTTCGGCTTCGTGGCCGACAATACCGCCGACGCGGTCATGACCGAGGGCCCCTGGTACGCCTGCCGCAAGGTGCCCACCGTGCACCATACCATGGGCGGCATCCGCGTGAACGTGGAGTCCGAGGCCTGCAACGCCGACGGCGAGCCGATTCCCGGCCTGTACGCCGCAGGCGAGTGCACCGGCGGTATCCACGGAGAGAACCGCCTGGGCGGCAACGCCATCGCCGACTGCATGACCTTCGGCCGCAACGCCGGCACCAACGCCGCAAAGTACGCCCTGGCATAATCCTTCCAGGTACAGCCTTCTTCCCGCCACGGGAATAGAAAGCGGGCCCCTCACGGTGAGGGGCCCGCTTTGCTGTGCACTTAATGGGTAAAGTGTTTCTGCGGAAGCCGACCTACCTCCGTACCGCCACGGCGGCCGTGCCTCTCGCCGCCAGGGCCTTGTGGAAGGCAACGGGATACGCGCGGGAGAAGCCGGGTCGGGGCCTAGGCTTGCAGGCACGTGATATCTATGGGTTTGGACATGGAGAGGTTGCTGACGGCTTCCCCGGCGATGAGTACCTCGAGGTTCTTCTCGCGCGCGGAACTCATCGCGCATCACCATACAGCGAATCGAGATAGGCCTCCATGTCGAAGGAATCGTTGCGCATTTTGGGGCGCACCCCGCGATCGAGGCTGAGCTCCCAATTGGTGGCGTTGAGAATGCGCTCAACGGTGCCCAGGGCGATATGCTCTGCGCCTCCTCCTTCTATGCGGGCAATGGTGGGACGGCTCACTCCGGCAAGGTTTGCGAGATCGGATTGCGTCAAACCGAGCCGTCGCCGGCCTTCTCTGACCCTTTCCGCTATGTCTTCGTTGAGCAGCATGGATCTCCTTTTGTAAAGAATATGATACATAGTATCACAAAATGATAAACTAATCGAAAGATTAGGCTATAGAGTGTAATAAATTTGATATATCTGCTTTGGAACCGAGTATTTGCACTTGATAAAGCAGCGTTTAGGCCTGCAACGTCACGGCGACGGAGGAGAAGCGCTCGATGATCTCCGTGCGGTACAGCTCGCGGATCTCGGCGTTGGGGATGCGCAGGGTCCGCCGGATGCGGGTGTTGTTCGGCATCTCAACATCGTCGGTGGTATGGTAGCCCGCATTTTCATGAACGTCACGGCCTCCCGGTAGTAATGGTTGGCCGACGCGCTCATGACGGGGGCGTCGTACTCGTCAATGAGAATCACTGCGCGCTGCCCATGGTGTTGGAAGAGCAGGCGGGAAAGGAGGAGCAGGGAGTTGGTCGGCAGCTGGTCCTCCCCGTGGCTTCCTGCGATACGGGAGAAGAGTGCCCTTTCCTCCGCCGAGAGCGCGGCGCTCTCGGCGAGGTAGCCGTGCCGCAGGTGCTCGCCCACGATGTTCTCCTCGATGGAGCGCCGCCCCTCGCTTCAGGTCTGGGCCTTGGTGTTGTTGAAGGAGAGATGGACGACCGGATAGGCGCGGTGGTGCTTGCGGAACGCCACGGCGTCCTCGTCCCAGATGGCCATGGACGCGAAGACGTCGTCATCGGGTGCCTCGGCGGGGGAGTCGGATGGCGCGATCTCGAAATAGCAGTGCAGCATGCTCAGGTTGAGGGACTTCCCGAATCGGCGCGGCCGACAGAAGAGCGTGGCCTTCGAGCCGCTGCGGAAGAGGTCAGCGATGAGCAGCGACTTGTCGACGACGACGGAGTCGCGCACGGCAGGCATGACCTGGATGCAGTTGGCCTGAGATTGATCTGATTTGCGAAGTCGGTCCCTCTGTGTTCGGCGGCGCAGGGAACCGACGCTTTTGTTTACCAAATTACCTCAGAATTTTTGTAAAACACCAGTTCAAAGCCTATAGATGGGAAACTTGTTTCCTAGAATTTCACCGGTTTCGCTCCTATACTTTTGCGCGGTTTCAAAACCCGTTTGAAAACGAGAGCAAGGAGGAGAGATGACCGAGTCTTCAAGCACGCGCGGGCAGCTGACGCGCCGCGGATTCCTGAAGACCGCCGGCGCCGCGGCCGGCGTTGCGGGGCTCGCCGGTGTGGCGGGCATGGCGTCTGTCGACGGCTGGCTCGCGCCGGCCACCGCCGAGGCCGCACCAGAGGAGCATGTGGCGCGCACCTACCACCAGAGCCACTGCGGGGGCATGTGCTCGCTGGCGTGCACGGTGCGCGACGGGCGCATGGTGAAGGTGCAGCCCAACGGCGTGGGCAACCCCGACTTCCAGACCATCTGCCTGAAGGGCATCTCGGAGGTCGCGCACATCTACGGGAAGGGCCGCGTGCAGACGCCGCTCAAGCGCGTCGGCGAGCGCGGGAGCGGTCAGTTCGAGCCGATCAGCTGGGACGAGGCGCTCGACGAGATCGCCGAGCTTATCAAGACCACGCAGGATTCCTACGGCCGCGACTCCATCATGGTGCTCGCCACCGCCGAGGCCGACTTCGGCTTTCTGGCTCCCATGCTGGGCGCGCAGAACGGGGGCTTCGACGGCATCGACGTGGGCACCGGCAACGGGCTCGACCCGGCTATGGGCTTTGGCGCGGGGTACGCGATGTGTGCCCCCGAGGCGCGCGATTGGCAGCGTTCCAAGCTCGTGCTCACGGTGGGATCGAACTACTGCGAGTCGAGCCTGCCCAACGTGTTCACGTTCTTCGACGCCAAAGAAGCCGGCGCGCACATGGTGACGGTCGACCCGCACTATTCCACGACCGCCTCGAAATCCGACGAGTGGATTCCCATTGAGCCGGGCACCGATGCGGCGCTGTTTTTGGGCATGATCTCGCACATCATCGATAACGGTCTTACCGACGAGGAGTTCATGGCGCAGCACTCGACGATGCCGTTCCTCGTCGACGCCGAGACGGGCCTGCTCATCCGCGATCATGAGGAGATCGCCCCGGTTGATGCGGCAGCCGCTGCCGAGCCGGAGACGCCCGAGCAGAACCCCTATTTCGTCATCGATCCGGTAACCGGCGCGCCGGTCCACCACACCCAATGCGCCGCGCCGGCGCTCTCCGGCGCCGCTCAGGTGCACGGCCGCAGCGCGGTTACGGTGTGGGATAAGCTCGTAGAGGGACAGAAGCCCTACACGATCGATTGGGCGGCCGAGATCACGGGCATTCCCGCCGAGCGCATCGCCAGCCTGGCCGAGGAGTACGCCGAGGGTCCCTCGTCGCTGGCGCTCGGCTGGGGCGGCAACGACAAGATGACCAACGCTGACATTGCCGGACATGCCGCCGCGGTGCTCGTGGCCATCACGGGCAATGTGGGCAAGCCGGGCACGGGCGTGGGCGTCTACGTGGGTCAGTCCTACAACAGCTACGCCCCGGCACTTGGCGCGTGGGCGATGCCGGAGGACTGGGCTGCCGCCGCATCTGAAGTGAGCATCTACGACATGCCCTACAAGGAGAGCAACTGCCATGCGGCCATCTTCTGCGGCGACATCGTGGCGCAGCATCTGGCCAACATGAACGTGACCTGCGACTGGGCCGACACGCTCGACTTCATCGTGACCATGGATCCCTACTTCACCGAGGGCGCGAAGTGGTCCGACTACATCCTGCCGTGCACGTCGCGCTTCGAGTATGATGAGCCGTTCGGCAACGTGAAGGCGGGCTACAGCCAGATCGTCATCCAGGAGAAGGTCATCGATCCGCTTTTCGAGGCGCGTACCGATCTGTGGATTCAGCGCGAGCTGGCGAGCCGCCTGGGCCTTGAGGCCGGCATTCCCGCAAGCTCGGTCGATCGCTGCAACGCGATTCTTTCCACCTCGACTGAGCCGTGGGTGTCCGAGCTCACGGTGGAGAAGATCTCGGAGAACGGCGCCGTATGGCCCGTGCCCGATCGCGAGGTCATCCGCGAGGTCGTGCCCGACCAAGTGTTCCCGACGCCGACGGGCCGCATGGAGCTGTACTACGACACCATGGTGCCCTTCGACCAGCAGCTACCCCAGTGGGAGCCCTGCACCGAGATCGCCGATGCGACCCTGCGCGCGCAGTTCCCGCTCCAGCTCACCAACACGCGCACACGCTTCCGCATCCACAACCAGTTTTACGATTCGGACTGGCTCCAGCTGATGTACGAGCCGCTCGTCATGCTGAACCCGGCCGATATGGAAAGCCGTGGCCTTGAGACAGGCGACACTGTGCGCGTGTTCAACGACCGCGGTGAGTTCGAAGTGCATGCGGCTGCGAACGACGCCATCCGTCCCGGCTCGGTGCGCATCTACGAGGCGGCCACGGCCGACTACACCGTCGCGGGCAACCTGCAGAACGTCACGAACAACACGATGATCGAGCGCGGCTACGACCTCATGTGCGGCCCGGTGATTCCGTTCTCCGACACGCTCGTCGAGATCGAGAAAGCGTAAGGGAGGGACATCATGACCAGACTAGCCATTGCCATCAACCTCGACCGGTGCGTCGGCTGCCACACCTGCGCCCTGTCGTGCAAGATGCAGAACAACGTGCCCGAGGGAATGCTGTGGAACCGCGTGCTCACCGAGGACTGCGACGTTATGGACGGCGCGCTCGGCACCTATCCCAACGTGACGCGCACGTTTCTGCCCGTGGCCTGCCAGCACTGCCAGAACGCGGCGTGCCAGCGCGTGTGCCCCACCGGCGCCACCTACAAGGACGACAAGGGCCGCGTGGAGATCGACTACGACA
Proteins encoded in this window:
- a CDS encoding flavodoxin family protein; the protein is MKVLGINGSHRAGKGTAALLQAALDGAAEQGTALGVPVSGELVELSRLDIGFCIGCNRCLAQTSCTLADDMNDLYEKLRDADVVLLASPDYFGTVSARMKNFMDRTRPFHMVENVLTGKVGGALSTAGLNNCGGEGTLALLDSWFATQGMLAVHPRTHGAPLAGGVVATGFAGLSEEGQPQWRSVKADKIGFALARQLGREAVSLAARLR
- a CDS encoding flavocytochrome c; the protein is MTRTSDSVPLNGISRRTFCKGAAVLGIWGGLASFGLAGCAPHSRAEELADSAPWKAGTYTTEVTGHNAPYTMTVTFSDDAITAIDTSANQESLGVGADALKALQQQAIDNQTINIDAVTGATLSSLSLQTGLEDCAKQAQAFEVLSEAPVPEKPAVEEVYDADVCVVGGGGSGLAAAVAAVQAGASVIVLEKCGITGGSTNVSEGALNAVDPERQEPQGIEDSIPTFYETTMKGGHNTNNPELVHFLTDNALDSVHWLESLGVEFKDEIGSATGSLGQRSHYPATPSGNTYIRSFQQFIDDNADAIMLLNDMQAKELILDDAGAVVGVKALYDGEQEVTVNCGAVVIATGGFGGNVEYRQKVNTGVWKEVVLDDSIGCTNIKPCAQGEGMVLAENAGAELICLSDIQLHPCGTPGTGLMEDIRTSGRNRIFVNTDGKRFVNEGAERDVLCKNIFAQPDGTYWVVVNTLRYPDPDEPDANGATINNMLALGHIVTGDTVEALAGEMGVDAANLQASIDAYNAVVEGGTDEFGFVADNTADAVMTEGPWYACRKVPTVHHTMGGIRVNVESEACNADGEPIPGLYAAGECTGGIHGENRLGGNAIADCMTFGRNAGTNAAKYALA
- a CDS encoding helix-turn-helix domain-containing protein; protein product: MLLNEDIAERVREGRRRLGLTQSDLANLAGVSRPTIARIEGGGAEHIALGTVERILNATNWELSLDRGVRPKMRNDSFDMEAYLDSLYGDAR
- a CDS encoding molybdopterin-containing oxidoreductase family protein, whose protein sequence is MTESSSTRGQLTRRGFLKTAGAAAGVAGLAGVAGMASVDGWLAPATAEAAPEEHVARTYHQSHCGGMCSLACTVRDGRMVKVQPNGVGNPDFQTICLKGISEVAHIYGKGRVQTPLKRVGERGSGQFEPISWDEALDEIAELIKTTQDSYGRDSIMVLATAEADFGFLAPMLGAQNGGFDGIDVGTGNGLDPAMGFGAGYAMCAPEARDWQRSKLVLTVGSNYCESSLPNVFTFFDAKEAGAHMVTVDPHYSTTASKSDEWIPIEPGTDAALFLGMISHIIDNGLTDEEFMAQHSTMPFLVDAETGLLIRDHEEIAPVDAAAAAEPETPEQNPYFVIDPVTGAPVHHTQCAAPALSGAAQVHGRSAVTVWDKLVEGQKPYTIDWAAEITGIPAERIASLAEEYAEGPSSLALGWGGNDKMTNADIAGHAAAVLVAITGNVGKPGTGVGVYVGQSYNSYAPALGAWAMPEDWAAAASEVSIYDMPYKESNCHAAIFCGDIVAQHLANMNVTCDWADTLDFIVTMDPYFTEGAKWSDYILPCTSRFEYDEPFGNVKAGYSQIVIQEKVIDPLFEARTDLWIQRELASRLGLEAGIPASSVDRCNAILSTSTEPWVSELTVEKISENGAVWPVPDREVIREVVPDQVFPTPTGRMELYYDTMVPFDQQLPQWEPCTEIADATLRAQFPLQLTNTRTRFRIHNQFYDSDWLQLMYEPLVMLNPADMESRGLETGDTVRVFNDRGEFEVHAAANDAIRPGSVRIYEAATADYTVAGNLQNVTNNTMIERGYDLMCGPVIPFSDTLVEIEKA